One genomic segment of Polynucleobacter sp. MWH-UH2A includes these proteins:
- the rpoC gene encoding DNA-directed RNA polymerase subunit beta', protein MKALLDLFKQTQGDEQFDVIKIGLASPEKIRSWSFGEVRKPETINYRTFKPERDGLFCAKIFGPTKDYECLCGKYKRLKFRGVICEKCGVEVTLAKVRRERMGHIELAAPVAHIWFLKSLPSRLGMVLDMTLRDIERVLYFEAYVVVDPGMTPEGAMKRGQIMSEDEYIAKTEEYGDGAFTAIMGAEGIRELLRSIDIDREVETIRAELKATGSDAKIKKYAKRLKVLEAFQSSGIKPDWMIMEVLPVLPPELRPLVPLDGGRFATSDLNDLYRRVINRNNRLKRLLELRAPEIIVRNEKRMLQEAVDSLLDNGRRGKAMTGANKRPLKSLAEMIKGKSGRFRQNLLGKRVDYSGRSVIVVGPTLKLHQCGLPKLMALELFKPFIFNKLETLGIATTIKAAKKEVESQTPIVWDILEEVIREHPIMLNRAPTLHRLGIQAFEPMLIEGKAIQLHPLVCAAFNADFDGDQMAVHVPLSLEAQMEARTLMLASNNVLFPANGEPSIVPSQDVVLGLYYATRDKINGKGEGMVFANITEVVRAYEAGQVELASRVAVRITEYDIVDKKAEGDARFAEKTKIYQTSVGRAILSEILPKGMSFEEINKPLKKKEISRLINTSFRKCGLRETVIFADRLLQSGFRLATKAGISIAIDDMLIPTSKDRIITEASTKVKEYDKQFMSGLVTNQERYNNVVDIWGAAGDQVGKAMMDELSHVDVLDRNGKTARQESFNSIYMMADSGARGSAAQIRQLAGMRGLMAKPDGSIIETPITANFREGLNVLQYFISTHGARKGLADTALKTANSGYLTRRLCDVTQDLVVIEEDCGATTGVTMKALVEGGEIIEALRDRILGRVCIGDVVHPDTQEVIVPNDTLLDEDHVDQIVALGIDEVKVRTVLSCQTRYGLCAKCYGRDLGRGGLVNVGEAVGVIAAQSIGEPGTQLTMRTFHIGGAASRALVASNIEAKSNGSLKFSGTMRVVKNAKGEQIVISRSGEALIVDDNGRERERHKVPYGATLLLKEGAAVKAGASLATWDPLTRPIISEYAGIARFDNVEEGVTVAKQVDEVTGLSTLVVIDGKRRSAASKGVRPVINLVDDKGNDVMIAGTDHPVNIGLQVGALITVKDGQKVEVGEVLARIPIESQKTRDITGGLPRVAELFEARSPKDAAVLAKVTGTVSFGKETKGKQRLVITDMDGEANEFLIPKEKQVLVHDGQVVNKGEMIVEGPADPHDILTLKGIEELAIYIVDEVQDVYRLQGVKINDKHIEVIVRQMLRRVQVTDPGETSFIPGEQVERSKLYDENDRVIAEGKRPASFDNVLLGITKASLSTDSFISAASFQETTRVLTEAAIMGKTDTLRGLKENVIIGRLIPAGTGLSYRRARKVREQFERDRAQMIAAEEEAMASAPVEIEAEVIAPTGEADPS, encoded by the coding sequence ATGAAAGCATTGCTCGATTTATTTAAGCAAACGCAGGGTGATGAGCAGTTTGATGTCATCAAGATTGGCCTCGCATCCCCTGAGAAAATTCGCTCATGGTCTTTTGGTGAAGTACGCAAACCAGAAACCATCAACTACCGGACTTTTAAGCCCGAGCGTGATGGTTTGTTCTGTGCCAAGATTTTTGGACCAACCAAAGACTACGAGTGCTTATGCGGTAAGTACAAGCGCTTAAAGTTCCGTGGCGTTATCTGCGAGAAGTGTGGTGTTGAAGTTACTCTCGCTAAGGTACGTCGTGAGCGCATGGGCCACATTGAGTTGGCAGCCCCTGTAGCGCATATTTGGTTCCTTAAGTCCTTGCCATCCCGTTTGGGCATGGTTCTTGATATGACATTGCGTGATATCGAGCGCGTTCTTTACTTTGAAGCATATGTAGTGGTGGATCCTGGCATGACTCCTGAAGGCGCGATGAAGCGCGGTCAGATCATGTCTGAAGATGAGTACATTGCTAAGACTGAAGAATATGGTGACGGTGCGTTTACTGCCATCATGGGCGCGGAAGGTATTCGTGAACTCTTGCGTTCGATTGATATCGATCGCGAAGTAGAAACGATTCGTGCCGAATTAAAAGCAACTGGTAGCGATGCCAAGATCAAGAAATACGCTAAGCGCTTAAAAGTGCTTGAGGCATTCCAAAGCTCAGGCATTAAGCCTGACTGGATGATCATGGAAGTGTTGCCAGTATTGCCACCAGAGTTGCGTCCATTGGTGCCATTGGATGGCGGTCGCTTTGCTACTTCTGATTTGAACGACCTCTATCGTCGTGTGATTAACCGTAACAATCGCTTGAAGCGCTTGTTAGAGTTGCGCGCACCAGAGATCATCGTTCGTAACGAAAAGCGTATGTTGCAAGAAGCAGTTGACTCATTGCTCGACAACGGTCGTCGCGGTAAGGCTATGACTGGCGCTAACAAGCGTCCTCTCAAGTCCTTGGCTGAGATGATTAAAGGTAAGAGCGGTCGCTTCCGTCAAAACTTGCTCGGTAAACGTGTTGACTACTCTGGTCGTTCAGTGATCGTGGTTGGTCCTACATTGAAATTGCATCAGTGCGGTTTACCAAAATTGATGGCGCTCGAGTTGTTCAAGCCATTTATTTTTAACAAGCTTGAGACTCTAGGCATTGCAACCACAATCAAGGCTGCAAAGAAAGAAGTTGAAAGCCAGACGCCAATCGTTTGGGACATTCTCGAAGAAGTGATTCGTGAACATCCAATCATGTTGAACCGTGCGCCTACATTGCACCGTCTCGGTATTCAGGCTTTCGAGCCAATGCTGATTGAAGGCAAGGCAATCCAATTGCACCCATTAGTCTGCGCGGCATTTAACGCGGACTTTGACGGCGACCAAATGGCGGTTCACGTTCCTTTGTCGCTCGAAGCGCAAATGGAAGCACGTACATTGATGTTGGCCTCGAACAACGTATTGTTCCCAGCTAACGGCGAGCCATCTATCGTTCCTTCACAGGACGTGGTGTTGGGTCTGTACTACGCTACACGTGACAAGATCAACGGCAAAGGCGAAGGCATGGTTTTCGCCAACATTACTGAAGTAGTGCGCGCATACGAAGCAGGCCAAGTTGAATTGGCTTCCCGTGTTGCTGTGCGTATTACTGAATATGACATCGTGGACAAAAAGGCAGAAGGCGATGCGCGTTTTGCTGAAAAGACCAAGATCTATCAAACTTCAGTTGGCCGTGCAATCTTGTCTGAGATTTTGCCTAAGGGCATGTCTTTTGAGGAAATTAATAAGCCTTTGAAGAAAAAAGAAATCTCACGCTTGATCAACACTTCATTCCGTAAGTGCGGCTTGCGCGAGACTGTGATTTTTGCTGATCGCTTGTTGCAGTCTGGTTTCCGCTTGGCTACTAAGGCCGGCATCTCGATTGCCATCGACGATATGTTGATTCCAACCTCTAAAGATCGCATCATCACTGAAGCGTCTACCAAGGTTAAGGAATATGACAAGCAGTTCATGTCAGGTCTTGTAACCAATCAAGAGCGTTATAACAACGTGGTTGATATTTGGGGCGCCGCTGGTGACCAAGTTGGTAAGGCCATGATGGATGAGTTGTCACACGTTGACGTACTCGACCGTAACGGTAAAACTGCTCGCCAGGAATCTTTTAACTCCATCTACATGATGGCAGACTCTGGTGCGCGTGGATCTGCTGCGCAGATTCGTCAGTTGGCTGGTATGCGTGGTTTGATGGCTAAGCCTGATGGCTCCATTATTGAAACCCCAATTACTGCGAACTTCCGTGAAGGCTTGAACGTGTTGCAGTACTTCATTTCCACCCACGGTGCTCGTAAAGGTCTAGCCGATACTGCGTTGAAGACAGCGAACTCCGGATACTTGACACGTCGTTTGTGTGACGTCACTCAAGATCTCGTGGTGATCGAAGAGGATTGCGGCGCAACTACTGGTGTAACCATGAAGGCGCTGGTTGAGGGCGGCGAGATTATCGAAGCATTGCGCGATCGTATTTTGGGTCGTGTATGCATCGGCGATGTTGTTCATCCTGACACACAAGAAGTAATCGTTCCGAACGACACATTGCTTGATGAAGATCACGTTGATCAAATCGTGGCATTGGGTATCGACGAAGTGAAGGTTCGTACAGTACTTTCTTGCCAAACTCGTTACGGTTTGTGCGCGAAGTGTTATGGACGTGACTTAGGTCGCGGTGGTTTGGTGAACGTTGGTGAGGCAGTTGGTGTGATTGCTGCTCAGTCAATCGGCGAGCCAGGCACACAGTTGACCATGCGTACCTTCCACATTGGTGGCGCGGCATCACGCGCTTTGGTTGCAAGCAATATTGAAGCCAAATCGAATGGTTCTTTGAAGTTCTCCGGCACGATGCGTGTTGTGAAGAATGCGAAGGGCGAGCAGATTGTGATTTCACGTTCTGGTGAAGCCTTGATCGTTGATGACAATGGTCGTGAGCGCGAGCGTCACAAAGTTCCTTACGGCGCAACTCTCTTGTTAAAAGAAGGTGCGGCAGTGAAGGCTGGCGCAAGCTTGGCGACATGGGATCCGTTAACACGTCCGATTATTTCTGAGTACGCTGGTATCGCTCGCTTCGACAACGTTGAAGAAGGCGTAACTGTTGCTAAGCAGGTTGACGAAGTGACTGGTCTTTCCACTTTGGTGGTCATTGACGGTAAGCGTCGTTCTGCGGCAAGCAAAGGCGTTCGCCCAGTGATCAACTTGGTTGATGACAAGGGCAATGATGTGATGATCGCTGGTACTGATCACCCAGTAAACATTGGCCTCCAAGTGGGCGCTTTGATTACTGTTAAAGACGGTCAGAAGGTTGAAGTCGGTGAAGTATTGGCACGTATTCCAATCGAATCACAGAAGACTCGCGACATTACCGGTGGTTTGCCACGCGTTGCAGAATTGTTCGAAGCGCGCTCACCAAAAGATGCAGCAGTATTGGCGAAAGTGACCGGAACAGTTTCCTTCGGTAAAGAAACCAAAGGTAAACAACGTTTGGTCATTACCGATATGGATGGTGAAGCCAATGAATTCTTGATTCCGAAAGAGAAGCAAGTACTCGTTCACGACGGTCAAGTGGTGAACAAGGGCGAGATGATTGTGGAAGGCCCTGCTGATCCACATGACATCTTGACTCTCAAAGGCATCGAAGAGTTGGCGATTTACATCGTTGATGAAGTGCAAGACGTTTATCGTTTGCAAGGTGTGAAGATCAATGACAAGCACATTGAAGTAATCGTGCGTCAGATGTTGCGTCGTGTTCAGGTAACTGATCCAGGCGAAACCTCATTCATCCCTGGCGAACAAGTTGAGCGTTCCAAGCTTTATGACGAGAATGATCGCGTGATCGCTGAAGGTAAGCGTCCAGCTTCGTTTGACAATGTATTGCTTGGTATTACTAAGGCATCTTTGTCTACCGACAGCTTCATCTCAGCGGCTTCTTTCCAAGAAACCACCCGTGTATTGACCGAAGCAGCCATTATGGGCAAGACCGATACACTCCGTGGCCTCAAGGAAAACGTCATTATTGGTCGTCTGATCCCTGCTGGTACCGGCTTGTCTTATCGCCGTGCTCGCAAGGTCAGGGAGCAATTCGAGCGTGATCGCGCTCAAATGATTGCTGCCGAGGAAGAGGCAATGGCTAGCGCCCCTGTGGAAATAGAGGCTGAAGTCATCGCTCCTACTGGGGAGGCTGATCCAAGCTAA
- the rpsL gene encoding 30S ribosomal protein S12: protein MPTINQLLRKPRTRLTVKSKSPALQNSPQRRGVCTRVYTTTPKKPNSALRKVAKVRLTNGFEVISYIGGEGHNLQEHSVVLIRGGRVKDLPGVRYHIVRGSLDLQGVKDRKQARSKYGAKRAKKAA, encoded by the coding sequence ATGCCAACAATTAATCAACTATTACGCAAGCCAAGAACAAGGCTTACCGTTAAAAGCAAGAGCCCTGCGCTGCAAAACAGCCCGCAGCGCCGTGGTGTATGTACCCGTGTGTACACAACCACTCCTAAAAAGCCTAACTCTGCGCTTCGTAAAGTAGCCAAAGTTCGCTTAACCAATGGTTTTGAAGTGATTTCATACATTGGCGGTGAAGGCCATAACCTCCAGGAACACTCAGTAGTGTTGATTCGTGGTGGTCGTGTAAAGGACTTGCCAGGTGTGCGTTACCACATCGTTCGCGGTTCTTTGGACTTACAAGGCGTTAAAGATCGTAAGCAAGCCCGTTCTAAATACGGTGCTAAGCGCGCTAAGAAAGCTGCTTAA
- the rpsG gene encoding 30S ribosomal protein S7 — protein sequence MPRRREVPKREILPDPKFGNVEVAKFMNVLMLDGKKSVAERIVYGAFDHIEKKANKEPLEIFSTAMGNVKPMVEVKSRRVGGANYQVPVEVRPSRRSALAMRWLREAAKKRGEKSMAQRLANELLEAAEGRGGAMKKREEVHRMAEANKAFSHFRF from the coding sequence ATGCCACGTCGTCGTGAAGTTCCCAAACGGGAAATTTTGCCGGATCCAAAATTCGGTAATGTAGAAGTAGCTAAATTCATGAACGTCCTGATGTTGGACGGCAAGAAATCGGTTGCAGAGCGTATCGTTTACGGTGCCTTTGATCACATCGAGAAAAAAGCAAACAAAGAACCCCTCGAAATTTTTTCAACTGCTATGGGCAATGTAAAGCCAATGGTTGAAGTGAAGAGCCGTCGTGTTGGCGGTGCTAACTACCAAGTTCCTGTTGAAGTTCGCCCATCACGTCGTTCCGCTTTGGCAATGCGCTGGTTGCGCGAGGCTGCTAAGAAGCGTGGCGAAAAATCAATGGCGCAACGTTTGGCTAACGAATTATTAGAGGCTGCTGAAGGTCGTGGCGGCGCAATGAAGAAGCGTGAAGAAGTTCACCGTATGGCAGAAGCTAATAAAGCTTTCTCACATTTCCGCTTCTAA
- the fusA gene encoding elongation factor G: MARKTPIDKYRNIGISAHIDAGKTTTTERVLFYTGVNHKIGEVHDGAATMDWMEQEQERGITITSAATTTFWKGMAGNMPEHRINIIDTPGHVDFTIEVERSMRVLDGACMVYCAVGGVQPQSETVWRQANKYQVPRLAFVNKMDRTGANFFKVYDQMRTRLKANPILIQIPIGAEENFKGVIDLVKMKAIIWDDASQGTKFTYEDIPAELQASAEEWREKMLEAAAESSEELMEKYLGGEGLTEEEIKKALRQRTIANEIVPMLCGTAFKNKGVQAMLDAVVELLPSPLDVPPVPCELEDGTPAERKAADDEKFSALAFKIMTDPFVGQLIFFRVYSGVMKSGDTIYNPIKGKKERVGRLLQMHANQREEIKEVYAGDIAAAVGLKDATTGETLCDPDSIVILERMVFPEPVISQAVEPKTKADQEKMGLALNRLAQEDPSFRVKTDEESGQTIISGMGELHLEILVDRMKREFGVEATVGKPQVAYRETIRKVCDEVEGKFVKQSGGRGQYGHVVLKLEPQEPGKGFEFVDAIKGGVVPREYIPAVEKGIIETLNSGILAGYPVVDIKATLFFGSYHDVDSNENAFKMAGSMAFKDGMRKAAPVLLEPMMAVEVETPEDFMGNVMGDLSSRRGILQGMDDIPGGGKIVRAEVPLAEMFGYSTGLRSLTQGRATYTMEFKHYSEAPKNVAEAVMAAKAK, encoded by the coding sequence GTGGCACGAAAAACCCCCATCGATAAATACCGCAACATTGGTATTTCTGCGCACATTGACGCAGGTAAGACAACAACTACAGAACGCGTTTTGTTCTACACCGGTGTTAATCACAAGATCGGTGAAGTGCATGATGGCGCAGCTACCATGGACTGGATGGAGCAAGAGCAAGAGCGTGGTATCACGATTACTTCTGCTGCTACCACTACCTTCTGGAAGGGCATGGCAGGTAATATGCCTGAGCACCGTATCAATATTATTGATACCCCAGGACACGTAGACTTTACGATTGAAGTTGAACGTTCAATGCGCGTTTTAGATGGCGCTTGCATGGTTTACTGTGCGGTAGGTGGTGTACAGCCACAATCTGAAACTGTTTGGCGTCAAGCAAACAAATACCAAGTTCCTCGTTTAGCGTTTGTAAACAAGATGGACCGTACTGGTGCGAACTTCTTCAAGGTTTATGACCAAATGAGAACTCGCCTTAAAGCAAATCCAATCTTGATTCAGATTCCAATTGGTGCTGAAGAAAATTTCAAAGGCGTTATCGACTTGGTAAAGATGAAAGCCATCATTTGGGATGACGCTTCACAAGGCACCAAGTTCACCTACGAAGATATTCCTGCTGAGTTACAAGCTTCTGCTGAAGAGTGGCGCGAGAAGATGCTCGAAGCTGCTGCAGAGAGCTCAGAAGAGTTAATGGAAAAGTATCTCGGTGGCGAAGGCTTGACTGAGGAAGAAATTAAAAAGGCTTTACGTCAACGTACTATCGCCAATGAAATCGTTCCAATGTTGTGTGGAACAGCATTTAAGAACAAAGGTGTTCAGGCGATGTTGGATGCGGTGGTTGAGTTGTTGCCATCCCCATTAGATGTTCCACCAGTTCCATGTGAATTGGAAGACGGTACACCTGCGGAGCGTAAAGCAGCTGATGATGAGAAGTTCTCTGCATTGGCATTTAAGATCATGACTGACCCATTCGTTGGTCAGCTCATCTTCTTCCGTGTTTACTCAGGTGTAATGAAGTCTGGCGACACCATCTATAACCCAATTAAGGGTAAGAAAGAGCGTGTTGGCCGTTTATTGCAAATGCATGCAAACCAACGTGAAGAAATTAAAGAAGTTTATGCAGGTGATATCGCTGCAGCAGTTGGTTTGAAAGATGCAACTACTGGCGAAACATTGTGCGATCCAGACAGCATCGTGATTTTGGAGCGTATGGTATTCCCAGAGCCTGTGATTTCTCAAGCTGTAGAGCCAAAGACAAAAGCTGACCAAGAAAAAATGGGTCTTGCATTGAACCGCTTGGCTCAAGAAGATCCTTCATTCCGCGTGAAGACAGATGAAGAATCTGGTCAGACCATTATTTCCGGTATGGGCGAGCTCCACTTGGAAATTTTGGTGGATCGTATGAAGCGTGAATTCGGCGTTGAAGCAACTGTTGGTAAGCCGCAAGTTGCCTATCGCGAAACGATTCGTAAGGTTTGCGATGAAGTTGAAGGTAAGTTTGTTAAGCAGTCTGGTGGTCGCGGTCAATACGGTCACGTTGTATTGAAGCTCGAACCACAAGAGCCAGGCAAAGGTTTTGAGTTCGTTGACGCTATTAAGGGCGGTGTAGTTCCACGTGAATACATTCCTGCGGTAGAAAAGGGCATCATCGAAACATTGAACTCCGGTATTTTGGCTGGTTATCCAGTTGTAGATATCAAAGCAACATTGTTCTTCGGTTCATACCATGACGTTGACTCCAATGAAAACGCATTTAAGATGGCGGGCTCTATGGCGTTCAAAGACGGTATGCGTAAAGCAGCCCCTGTGTTGCTTGAGCCGATGATGGCTGTTGAAGTTGAAACACCAGAAGATTTCATGGGTAACGTAATGGGTGACCTCTCATCACGTCGCGGTATTTTGCAAGGTATGGATGACATTCCAGGTGGCGGTAAGATCGTTCGCGCTGAAGTGCCATTGGCAGAGATGTTTGGTTACTCAACAGGCTTGCGCTCGTTGACCCAAGGTCGCGCTACCTACACCATGGAATTTAAGCATTATTCCGAAGCACCTAAGAACGTTGCTGAAGCAGTCATGGCTGCTAAAGCGAAGTAA
- the tuf gene encoding elongation factor Tu, which yields MAKEKFERTKPHVNVGTIGHVDHGKTTLTAAIATVLSKAFGGEAKAYDQIDAAPEEKARGITINTAHVEYETAGRHYAHVDCPGHADYVKNMITGAAQMDGAILVCSAADGPMPQTREHILLARQVGVPYIVVFLNKCDMVDDAELLELVEMEVRELLSKYDFPGDDTPIIRGSAKLALEGDEGPLGKEAIMKLAEALDTYIPTPERAVDGAFLMPVEDVFSISGRGTVVTGRIERGIVKVGEEIEIVGIKPTLKTTCTGVEMFRKLLDQGQAGDNVGILLRGTKREEVERGQVLAKPGSITPHTHFTAEVYILGKDEGGRHTPFFNNYRPQFYFRTTDVTGSIELPKDKEMVMPGDNVTITVKLIAPIAMEEGLRFAIREGGRTVGAGVVAKILA from the coding sequence ATGGCAAAAGAAAAGTTCGAGCGGACAAAACCGCACGTAAACGTAGGCACTATCGGTCACGTTGACCACGGTAAAACTACCTTGACAGCAGCAATCGCAACCGTGCTCTCAAAGGCATTCGGTGGCGAAGCTAAAGCATACGATCAGATCGATGCGGCTCCAGAAGAAAAAGCACGTGGTATTACGATTAACACAGCACACGTTGAGTACGAAACTGCTGGTCGTCACTATGCACACGTTGACTGCCCAGGACACGCTGACTATGTAAAAAACATGATTACTGGTGCTGCGCAGATGGACGGCGCAATCTTGGTTTGCTCTGCAGCTGACGGCCCAATGCCACAAACTCGTGAGCACATCCTCTTGGCACGTCAGGTTGGCGTTCCTTACATCGTTGTGTTCCTTAACAAGTGCGACATGGTTGACGATGCTGAATTGTTAGAGCTCGTTGAAATGGAAGTACGTGAACTCCTGTCTAAGTATGACTTCCCAGGTGATGACACTCCAATCATCCGTGGTTCTGCAAAATTAGCATTAGAAGGCGACGAAGGCCCATTGGGTAAAGAAGCCATCATGAAATTGGCTGAAGCATTAGACACTTACATCCCAACTCCAGAGCGTGCTGTTGACGGTGCGTTCTTGATGCCAGTAGAAGACGTGTTCTCAATCTCCGGTCGCGGTACTGTAGTAACAGGTCGTATTGAGCGCGGTATCGTTAAGGTTGGTGAAGAGATTGAAATCGTTGGTATCAAGCCAACTCTCAAAACCACTTGTACTGGTGTTGAAATGTTCCGCAAATTGCTCGACCAAGGTCAAGCAGGCGATAACGTCGGTATCTTGTTACGCGGTACAAAACGTGAAGAAGTTGAGCGTGGCCAAGTATTGGCAAAACCTGGTTCTATCACTCCACACACTCACTTTACCGCTGAGGTTTACATCTTGGGTAAAGATGAAGGTGGTCGTCATACTCCATTCTTTAACAACTATCGTCCACAGTTCTACTTCCGTACAACGGACGTAACGGGTTCAATCGAGTTGCCAAAAGACAAAGAGATGGTGATGCCTGGTGATAACGTCACGATTACCGTCAAACTCATCGCGCCAATCGCGATGGAAGAAGGTTTGCGTTTTGCGATCCGTGAAGGTGGCCGTACTGTTGGCGCCGGCGTGGTTGCAAAGATTTTGGCTTAA
- the rpsJ gene encoding 30S ribosomal protein S10, with the protein MQNQKIRIRLKAFDYRLIDQSAAEIVDTAKRTGAVVKGPVPLPTRIERFDILRSPHVNKTSRDQLEIRTHLRLMDIVDPTEKTVDALMKLDLPAGVDVEIKLQ; encoded by the coding sequence ATGCAAAACCAAAAAATTCGTATTCGTCTTAAAGCGTTTGATTACCGTTTGATCGACCAGTCTGCAGCTGAAATTGTTGACACAGCTAAGCGTACTGGTGCAGTTGTTAAGGGTCCAGTACCTTTGCCAACCCGTATTGAGCGTTTTGACATCTTGCGTTCACCACACGTGAATAAGACATCTCGTGATCAGTTAGAGATCCGTACCCATCTTCGTTTGATGGATATTGTCGATCCTACAGAGAAAACCGTAGATGCTTTGATGAAATTAGACCTCCCAGCAGGTGTGGACGTCGAAATTAAGTTGCAATAA
- the rplC gene encoding 50S ribosomal protein L3, which produces MSLGLIGRKVGMTRLFTDEGEAIPVTVIDVSDNRIAQIKTQATDGYDAIQLAHGTRRATRVTKSMAGHFAKAGVMAGNALNEFQLDAAKIAEMTPGQVIPADAAFTAGQKVDVQGVTIGKGYAGTIKRYHFASGRASHGNSRSHNVPGSIGMAQDPGRVFPGKRMTGHLGDVTRTVQNLVIARIDAERNLIMVKGAIPGAPGGKVIVTPAVKTPLKKK; this is translated from the coding sequence ATGAGCTTAGGCTTAATCGGCCGCAAGGTCGGCATGACCCGTCTATTTACGGACGAAGGGGAAGCGATTCCTGTCACCGTAATTGACGTGAGCGACAACAGAATCGCTCAAATCAAGACCCAGGCAACTGATGGCTATGATGCTATCCAGTTAGCACATGGCACACGTAGAGCTACTCGCGTTACCAAATCAATGGCTGGCCACTTTGCAAAAGCAGGTGTGATGGCTGGTAATGCGCTCAACGAATTCCAATTAGATGCAGCAAAAATTGCAGAAATGACACCAGGACAAGTAATTCCTGCTGACGCTGCATTTACTGCTGGTCAAAAAGTGGATGTGCAAGGCGTAACAATCGGTAAAGGTTACGCAGGTACCATCAAGCGTTATCACTTCGCTTCTGGTCGCGCATCTCACGGTAACTCTAGATCACACAACGTACCAGGCTCTATCGGTATGGCGCAAGATCCAGGTCGTGTTTTCCCAGGTAAGCGCATGACAGGCCACCTTGGTGACGTTACACGTACCGTACAAAATTTAGTTATCGCACGCATTGATGCAGAACGCAATCTCATCATGGTTAAAGGCGCTATTCCAGGTGCCCCAGGCGGTAAAGTTATTGTTACTCCAGCGGTTAAAACACCGTTGAAGAAGAAATAA
- the rplD gene encoding 50S ribosomal protein L4, whose product MELKLLQDNGTLGAGVQASPEVFEREYNEALVHQVVVAYQANARSGNRAQKDREQVKHTTKKPWRQKGTGRARAGMSSSPLWRGGGRIFPNSPEENFSQKVNKKMYRAGMRSILSQLAREGRLNVVDQFNLDAPKTKVLAEKVKAMGLDSVLIIVDQVSENLYLASRNLHKVAVVEPQHADPLALVQYKKVLVSKAAIAKIEELLK is encoded by the coding sequence ATGGAACTTAAGCTTCTCCAGGACAACGGTACTTTAGGTGCAGGCGTACAAGCTTCACCAGAAGTATTCGAGCGTGAATATAACGAAGCATTGGTACACCAAGTTGTAGTGGCGTACCAAGCAAATGCACGTAGCGGTAACCGTGCACAAAAAGACCGTGAGCAAGTTAAGCACACAACCAAGAAGCCTTGGCGTCAAAAAGGTACTGGTCGTGCACGTGCTGGTATGAGCTCATCCCCGCTGTGGCGTGGAGGTGGTCGTATATTCCCGAATTCTCCAGAAGAGAATTTCAGCCAAAAAGTAAACAAGAAAATGTACCGCGCTGGTATGAGATCCATTTTGTCTCAGTTAGCTCGCGAAGGTCGTTTGAATGTAGTTGATCAATTTAATCTTGACGCTCCAAAGACTAAAGTTTTAGCTGAGAAAGTTAAAGCAATGGGCTTGGATTCAGTTTTGATCATCGTTGATCAAGTTAGCGAGAATTTGTACTTGGCATCACGTAACTTGCATAAAGTTGCCGTGGTTGAGCCACAGCACGCTGATCCATTAGCTTTGGTTCAATACAAAAAAGTATTGGTAAGCAAAGCAGCGATCGCAAAAATTGAGGAGTTGCTGAAATGA
- the rplW gene encoding 50S ribosomal protein L23 produces the protein MSQVRKNDHNLMKVLLGPVISEKATMVAEKNEQVVFQVARDANKSDVKQAVELLFKVQVDSVQIVNQKGKPKRYGRFEGRRDHTKKAYVNLKPGQEINFEAEAN, from the coding sequence ATGAGCCAAGTCCGTAAAAACGATCACAACCTGATGAAGGTTCTGCTTGGTCCTGTTATCTCTGAGAAAGCCACTATGGTTGCAGAGAAAAACGAACAAGTAGTTTTCCAAGTAGCTCGCGACGCAAACAAGAGCGATGTGAAGCAAGCAGTTGAATTGCTCTTTAAAGTGCAAGTTGACTCAGTTCAAATCGTAAATCAAAAGGGTAAGCCTAAGCGCTATGGCCGTTTTGAAGGTCGTCGTGACCACACTAAGAAGGCCTATGTGAATTTGAAGCCAGGTCAAGAAATTAACTTTGAAGCGGAGGCGAATTAA